A region of Larus michahellis chromosome 15, bLarMic1.1, whole genome shotgun sequence DNA encodes the following proteins:
- the GTF3C4 gene encoding general transcription factor 3C polypeptide 4, with protein MAAAAERGGSPSLSAGEEEPPLGLDSLVEEAAAAASAGFRLTAVRREPAVRLQHGVSGLEPLAWSEDHRVSVSTARSIAVLEQLSDVHSGGQEMVIHRTAVPAPSAACLLKVGPKKEVAECKEKFASSVDPTVSQTFMLDRVFNPEGKSLPPMRGFKYSSWSPLGCDANGRCLLAALTMDNRLTIHANLNRLQWVQLVDLTEIYGERLYEASYKLSKADAPRGELGDFSEFQRRHSMQTPVRMEWSGICTTQQVKHNNECRDVGSVLLAVLFENSNIAVWQFQLPFLGKESITSCNTIESGINSPSVLSWWEYEHNNRKMSGLIVGSAFGPVKILPVNLKAVKGYFTLRQPVVLWQEMDQLPVHSIKCIPLYHPYQKCSCSLVVAARGAYVFWCLLLISKAGLNVHNSHVTGLHSLPIVSMTADKQNGTVYTCSSDGKVRQLIPIFTDVALKFEHQLIKLSEVFGSVRTHGIAVSPCGAYLAVITTEGMTNGLHPVNKNYQVQFVTLKTFEEAAAQLLESSVQNLFRQVDLTDLVRWKILKDKHIPQFLQEALDKKIESCGSTYFWRFKLFLLRILYQSMQKAPSEVMWRPSHEDAKILISDSPGMGSTEDDQEEGTSKQASKQGLRDTGKGMDIDDTAEDSLPQSSDIGGREPMEEKLLEVQAQIEAVEMHLTREHMKRVLGEVYLHTWITENTSIPTRGVCDFLMSDDGYDDRTARVLIGHILKKMNKQTFPEHCSLCKEILPFTDRKQAVCSNGHIWLRCFLTYQSCQSLVYRRCLLHDSIARHPTPEDPEWIKRLLQGPCTFCDSPVF; from the exons atggcggcggcggcggagcgcggggGCAGCCCCTCACTGtcggcgggggaggaggagccGCCGCTGGGGCTCGACTCGCTggtggaggaggcggcggcggcagcaagCGCCGGGTTCCGGCTGACGGCCGTGCGGCGGGAGCCGGCGGTGCGGCTGCAGCACGGTGTCAGCGGGCTGGAGCCGCTGGCCTGGTCGGAGGATCACCGGGTGTCGGTGAGCACGGCCCGCAGCATCGCCGTGCTGGAGCAGCTCAGCGACGTCCACAGCGGCGGGCAGGAGATGGTGATCCACCGCACGGCCGTGCCCGCGCCCTCCGCCGCCTGTCTCCTCAAG GTTGGTCCAAAAAAAGAGGTAGCAGAATGTAAGGAAAAATTCGCAAGTTCAGTGGATCCAACGGTTAGCCAAACTTTCATGCTAGATCGAGTATTCAACCCCGAAGGAAAGTCCTTGCCACCAATGCGAGGATTCAAGTATTCCAGCTGGTCACCACTGGGCTGTGACGCCAATGGAAGGTGCCTCCTCGCAGCTTTAACCATGGACAATCGGTTGACCATCCACGCAAACCTCAACAGACTACAGTGGGTGCAGCTGGTGGACCTGACAGAAATCTATGGGGAGCGTTTGTACGAAGCCAGTTACAAACTTTCTAAGGCTGACGCTCCCAGGGGAGAACTAGGAGACTTCTCGGAATTTCAGCGGCGGCACAGCATGCAGACGCCAGTGCGCATGGAGTGGTCGGGCATCTGCACCACTCAGCAGGTTAAACACAATAACGAATGCCGGGATGTCGGCAGCGTGCTCTTAGCAGTACTCTTTGAAAACAGTAACATTGCAGTTTGGCAATTTCAGCTTCCATTTCTGGGTAAGGAATCAATTACTTCTTGCAATACCATAGAGTCTGGAATAAATTCCCCAAGCGTGTTGTCTTGGTGGGAATATGAACATAACAACCGAAAGATGAGTGGACTTATTGTAGGGAGTGCTTTTGGACCGGTTAAGATCCTTCCTGTCAATCTAAAAGCAGTCAAAGGCTACTTTACGCTGAGACAACCCGTAGTCTTATGGCAAGAAATGGACCAGTTACCAGTGCATAGTATCAAATGCATTCCTCTTTACCACCCCTACCAGAAATGTAGCTGTAGCTTAGTGGTGGCCGCAAGAGGAGCTTACGTGTTTTGGTGTCTCCTGTTGATATCCAAAGCAGGTCTGAACGTCCATAATTCCCACGTGACAGGGCTTCATTCTTTGCCAATCGTATCTATGACTGCAGACAAACAGAACGGCACGGTGTATACGTGCTCCAGCGATGGAAAGGTAAGGCAGCTGATTCCTATATTCACAGACGTTGCCTTAAAGTTTGAGCACCAGCTGATTAAGCTCTCGGAAGTGTTTGGCTCTGTCAGGACTCACGGAATAGCTGTTAGCCCGTGCGGTGCGTACTTAGCAGTTATTACGACAGAGGGCATGACTAACGGTCTGCACCCGGTTAACAAAAACTACCAAGTTCAATTTGTAACCCTTAAGACTTTTGAGGAGGCAGCTGCACAGCTCTTGGAATCCTCTGTTCAGAACCTTTTCCGGCAAGTGGACTTGACAGACCTTGTACGCTGGAAAATTTTGAAGGATAAGCATATTCCTCAATTCTTACAGGAAGCACTGGATAAAAAGATTGAGAGCTGTGGTTCTACTTACTTCTGGCGGTTTAAGCTATTTCTCCTGAGGATTTTGTACCAgtcaatgcagaaagctccctcAGAGGTCATGTGGAGACCTTCACACGAGGATGCAAAAATCTTGATATCGGATTCCCCTGGGATGGGCAGCACTGAAGATGATCAAGAGGAAGGAACTTCTAAACAAGCCAGCAAGCAGGGCCTACGTGACACAGGCAAAGGTATGGACATAGATGACACTGCAGAGGATTCACTTCCTCAGTCAAGTGACATAGGAGGCCGCGAGCCAATGGAAGAAAAGCTTCTTGAAGTACAGGCACAAATTGAGGCAGTAGAAATGCACTTGACACGAGAACACATGAAACGGGTGTTGGGAGAAGTTTATCTACACACATGGATTACAGAAAACACCAGTATTCCCACCAGAGGAGTCTGTGACTTCTTAATGTCCGATGATGGCTATGATGACAGAACAGCACGA GTGCTGATTGGGCATAtcttaaagaaaatgaacaaacagaCTTTTCCAGAGCACTGCAGCTTGTGTAAAGAGATCCTGCCATTCACTGATCGCAAACAGGCAGTCTGCTCCAACGGACATATTTGGCTCAG GTGCTTTCTAACCTACCAGTCCTGTCAGAGTTTGGTGTACAGGAGGTGTTTGCTTCATGACAGCATTGCACGGCATCCAACCCCAGAAG ATCCCGAGTGGATCAAGAGGTTATTGCAAGGACCTTGcacgttctgtgattctcctGTGTTTTAG